The following proteins are encoded in a genomic region of Gemmatimonadaceae bacterium:
- a CDS encoding amidohydrolase family protein, producing MSMLKKSARSTAIALAAALASAATAGAQVTMPVAAQTTPVVLKGATIHTVTKGVIQNGTIVLDKGKIAAIGGAEVQAPRGAKIVDVTGKHIYPGLIDAYSTVGLTEIGAVDVSNDIREAGDFNPNIRAEIAVNAESRHIGTTRSAGVLVAFSTPEGGVISGLSSAMSLEGWTWEEMSMKGAAALNVKWPDPNARPGGRFGGGGGPGGRGGPPAAPPKTYPEQVQQIKDWFAEARAYRDAVKAGQNVRTDTRYAAMIPALDKKIPVVVAAETPSQINDAITWAKAENVNLVIRGGRDAVLVADRLKAENVPVILTSTLDAPSREYESYDHAYNAPAQLYAKGVKFAIAGGSGGLYSYRLPWEAGVAVAFGLPEEEALKAVTINAAQMMGVDDKVGSLEVGKEGTLLITTGTPLDMTSNIVQNYIQGREINMMDIHKFFFEKYMEKIKQQQPKKITP from the coding sequence ATGAGCATGCTGAAGAAGAGCGCGCGTTCGACGGCGATCGCATTGGCCGCGGCGCTGGCGTCGGCCGCGACGGCCGGCGCGCAGGTCACGATGCCGGTGGCGGCGCAAACGACCCCGGTGGTGCTCAAGGGCGCCACCATTCACACGGTGACCAAGGGCGTCATCCAGAACGGCACGATCGTGCTCGACAAGGGCAAGATCGCCGCGATCGGTGGCGCCGAGGTGCAGGCGCCGCGCGGGGCCAAGATCGTCGACGTCACGGGCAAGCACATCTACCCCGGCCTCATCGACGCCTACAGCACGGTGGGTCTCACCGAAATCGGTGCCGTGGATGTCTCGAACGACATTCGCGAAGCCGGTGATTTCAATCCGAACATCCGCGCCGAGATCGCGGTGAACGCGGAAAGCCGGCACATCGGCACCACGCGCTCGGCCGGCGTGCTCGTGGCCTTCAGCACGCCGGAAGGCGGCGTGATCTCCGGCCTCTCCTCGGCGATGTCGCTCGAAGGGTGGACGTGGGAGGAGATGTCGATGAAGGGCGCCGCGGCGCTCAACGTGAAGTGGCCCGACCCGAACGCGCGCCCGGGTGGGCGCTTCGGTGGCGGCGGCGGCCCGGGTGGCCGCGGCGGTCCGCCGGCGGCGCCGCCCAAGACGTACCCGGAACAGGTGCAGCAGATCAAGGATTGGTTTGCGGAGGCGCGTGCGTACCGCGATGCCGTCAAGGCTGGGCAGAACGTGCGCACCGATACGCGCTACGCGGCGATGATCCCCGCGCTCGACAAGAAGATCCCGGTGGTGGTGGCGGCGGAGACGCCGTCGCAGATCAACGACGCCATCACCTGGGCCAAGGCGGAGAACGTCAACCTCGTCATTCGTGGCGGGCGGGATGCGGTGCTGGTGGCCGATCGCCTCAAGGCGGAGAACGTGCCGGTGATCCTCACCTCCACGCTCGATGCGCCGTCGCGCGAATACGAAAGCTACGATCACGCCTACAACGCGCCGGCGCAGCTGTACGCGAAGGGCGTGAAGTTCGCGATCGCCGGTGGGTCGGGTGGCCTCTACAGCTACCGCCTCCCGTGGGAAGCGGGCGTCGCGGTCGCATTCGGCCTGCCGGAAGAGGAAGCCCTCAAGGCCGTGACGATCAACGCGGCGCAGATGATGGGCGTCGACGACAAGGTCGGCTCACTCGAGGTGGGCAAGGAAGGCACGCTGCTCATCACGACGGGCACGCCGCTGGACATGACGAGCAACATCGTCCAGAACTACATCCAGGGGCGTGAGATCAACATGATGGACATCCACAAGTTCTTCTTCGAGAAGTACATGGAAAAGATCAAGCAGCAGCAGCCGAAGAAGATCACGCCGTAA
- a CDS encoding beta-lactamase family protein, producing the protein MRLPLLIISLCSLAGACARDVSTPPARVGTTPLRDTLAALTKHFADSLHLPGLAVGIWQGDSLLFDLAQGRSALPGGAPISTASVFHMASISKPFVATAIMQLVERRQLELDAPITQYLPYFRMKDARAARITARQLLRHVAGLPDVTDYRWDHAEYDAGSLERYIRELKDSSLVGEPGVAPRYSNIGFEVLADVVAKVSGESFDDYMQRHILTPLKMTQSTFLMTDMDSSRMAWGHSADSASGQYRRTAVYPYNRRHAGSSTLHSSINDMMRWVRANLRGGELDGVRIMQPETHAELWKPSWDLTGDVERDAKKAGVPMPYDSLALGYSWERMVRRGRLLVMHSGSDVGFSTDMVLAPRDSLGIVVLVNADGVDTRTLSFRLLDRVGSARLVPGGSHRE; encoded by the coding sequence ATGCGGCTCCCGCTTCTCATCATCTCGCTGTGTTCGCTCGCCGGGGCGTGCGCACGCGACGTCTCCACGCCGCCCGCCCGCGTGGGCACAACGCCGCTGCGCGATACCCTTGCGGCGCTCACCAAGCACTTCGCCGACAGCCTCCATCTCCCGGGGCTCGCCGTCGGCATCTGGCAGGGCGACTCTCTGCTCTTCGATTTGGCGCAGGGCCGCTCCGCACTTCCCGGTGGCGCGCCGATTTCGACGGCCAGTGTTTTCCATATGGCCTCGATCTCCAAGCCGTTCGTCGCCACGGCCATCATGCAGTTGGTGGAGCGACGCCAGCTGGAGCTCGATGCCCCGATCACGCAGTACCTGCCGTACTTCCGCATGAAGGACGCGCGCGCCGCGCGCATCACCGCCCGCCAGTTGCTGCGCCACGTCGCGGGCCTGCCGGATGTCACGGACTATCGATGGGACCACGCCGAGTACGATGCCGGGTCACTCGAGCGCTACATCAGGGAGCTCAAGGACTCGAGCCTGGTCGGCGAGCCGGGCGTCGCGCCGCGCTACAGCAACATCGGCTTCGAAGTGCTCGCGGATGTCGTAGCGAAAGTCAGCGGGGAGTCCTTCGACGACTACATGCAACGGCACATCCTGACGCCGCTCAAGATGACGCAGAGCACGTTCCTGATGACGGACATGGATTCGTCGCGTATGGCGTGGGGTCACAGTGCCGATAGTGCCTCGGGCCAATATCGGCGCACCGCGGTCTATCCATACAATCGTCGTCACGCCGGCAGCTCCACGTTGCACAGCAGCATCAACGACATGATGCGTTGGGTGCGCGCGAACCTGCGCGGTGGCGAGCTGGATGGCGTGCGCATCATGCAGCCCGAGACGCACGCCGAGCTGTGGAAGCCGAGCTGGGATCTCACCGGCGACGTGGAGCGCGACGCCAAGAAGGCTGGCGTCCCGATGCCCTATGACAGTCTGGCCCTCGGCTATTCGTGGGAGCGCATGGTGCGCAGAGGGCGCCTGTTGGTGATGCACAGCGGCAGCGATGTGGGCTTCTCGACCGATATGGTGCTCGCCCCCCGCGACTCCCTGGGCATCGTCGTGCTCGTCAATGCCGACGGCGTGGACACGCGGACGCTGTCCTTTCGGCTGCTCGATCGGGTAGGGAGTGCCCGTCTGGTGCCCGGCGGGTCCCACCGAGAGTGA